Proteins from one Juglans microcarpa x Juglans regia isolate MS1-56 chromosome 1S, Jm3101_v1.0, whole genome shotgun sequence genomic window:
- the LOC121246607 gene encoding LOB domain-containing protein 12-like, with translation MGGNSPCASCKLLRRRCAKDCVFAPYFPPDDPHKFAIVHKVFGASNVSKMLQELPVQQRADAVSSLVYEANARVRDPVYGCVGAISYLQNQVSQLQMQLAVAQAEILCIQMQQGPVLPTQLIDEDDHDKSYFLHDNLIPQYSNFDSSSGTVIHDSFKKESIFRPDMVS, from the exons ATGGGCGGAAATTCCCCATGCGCTTCCTGCAAGTTGCTAAGGCGCCGGTGTGCCAAAGACTGCGTTTTCGCTCCTTACTTCCCCCCCGATGACCCCCACAAGTTTGCCATTGTTCACAAGGTCTTCGGTGCTAGCAACGTTAGCAAAATGTTGCAG GAGCTTCCGGTTCAACAGAGAGCAGACGCTGTGAGCAGTCTAGTTTACGAGGCAAACGCAAGAGTGAGAGACCCTGTTTATGGGTGTGTTGGAGCGATATCTTACCTGCAAAACCAGGTCTCTCAGCTTCAAATGCAGCTAGCAGTGGCTCAAGCAGAGATACTATGTATCCAGATGCAGCAAGGGCCAGTGTTGCCAACCCAGCTGATAGACGAAGATGATCATGACAAATCATATTTTCTCCACGACAACCTGATCCCTCAGTACAGTAATTTTGACTCATCTAGCGGTACTGTAATTCATGACTCTTTCAAAAAAGAGAGCATATTTCGACCTGACATggtttcttaa
- the LOC121246866 gene encoding multiple inositol polyphosphate phosphatase 1: MERALFLLLLLFSSQLADSNAEKAFDVRKHLSTVTRYGFVKPATNYFSPSNVPDGCIPIHLNLVARHGTRSPTKKRIRELDNLEARLKVLTRDAEDQVLSLQKVPSWLREWKSHWKGKMKGGELIIKGEIELYDLGIRIRENFPDVFNEEYHPDVYAIRATQVPRASASAVAFGMGLLSGKGSLGPGRHRAFAVTSESRASDILLRFYDTCENYKDFRKRQEPAVDKLKEPILDEITSALVSRYGLNFTRQDTSSLWFLCKQEASLLDITDQACSLFSPSEVSLLEWADDLEVFILKGYGNSLNYHMGVPLLEDVLQSMEQAIKAQEENLAHGSYEKARLRFAHAETVVPFTCLLGLFHDGSGFQQIQREQPLQLPPKPPQERNWRGSIVAPFGGNNMLVLYSCPANSSSKYLVQVLHNEDPIPMPGCDGSDICPFKVFKERIVAPHLKSDYHTVCSAKPTKAKQNPSITSRLAMLFRWLFQGNDDKWSHKDDL; encoded by the exons ATGGAGAGGGCTCTCTTTTTGCTTCTCCTCCTTTTTTCGTCTCAATTAGCTGATTCAAATGCCGAAAAAGCTTTCGATGTTCGAAAACATCTTTCTACCGTGACCAG ATATGGTTTCGTGAAACCCGCCACCAATTACTTTTCGCCTTCCAATGTTCCTGATGGATGTATTCCCATCCACTTAAATCTTGTG GCAAGGCATGGAACTCGTTCCCCTACTAAGAAACGGATAAGAGAGTTGGACAATTTGGAAGCTCGTCTAAAAGTACTTACAAGGGATGCAGAAGACCAGGTGTTGTCTTTGCAAAAGGTTCCATCATGGTTAAGAGAATGGAAATCTCATTGGAAAGGAAAGATGAAAGGTggagaattaattatcaaaGGAGAGATTGAACTGTATGATCTTGGAATCAGGATTAGAGAAAATTTTCCAGATGTGTTTAATGAGGAATACCACCCGGATGTATATGCAATAAGGGCAACTCAA GTTCCTCGGGCATCCGCTAGTGCTGTGGCATTTGGAATGGGACTCCTCAGTGGGAAAGGCAGTCTTGGACCAGGACGTCATCGAGCATTTGCTGTTACTAGTGAAAGTCGTGCAAGTGATATATTGCTAAGGTTTTATGATACTTGTGAAAACTACAAG GACTTCAGGAAAAGGCAGGAGCCTGCTGTTGATAAGCTTAAGGAACCTATCTTAGATGAAATCACCTCTGCATTAGTAAGTCGCTACGGACTAAATTTTACAAGGCAGGATACTTCTTCTCTCTGGTTTCTGTGTAAACAG GAAGCATCATTGTTGGACATTACTGATCAAGCTTGCAGTCTCTTCAGCCCATCCGAG GTTTCTTTGCTGGAGTGGGCAGATGACTTGGAGGTGTTTATACTGAAGGGTTATGGTAATTCATTGAACTATCACATGGGAGTGCCATTACTTGAAGATGTTTTGCAATCCATGGAACAAGCTATCAAGGCCCAAGAAG AAAACCTTGCTCATGGAAGTTATGAGAAGGCAAGACTTCGGTTTGCACATGCAGAAACTGTGGTTCCATTCACATGTCTGCTTGGACTTTTTCACGACGGATCTG GATTTCAACAAATACAGAGGGAGCAACCCTTGCAACTCCCTCCAAAGCCACCCCAAGAGAGAAATTGGAGGGGCAGCATTGTGGCACCTTTTGGTGGGAATAACATGCTGGTTCTGTACAGCTGTCCAGCTAACTCTTCAAGCAAGTACTTAGTGCAAGTACTGCACAATGAAGACCCCATTCCAATGCCG GGTTGTGATGGTTCTGATATCTGTCCGTTCAAGGTTTTTAAG GAACGAATAGTTGCTCCTCATCTTAAGAGTGATTATCATACAGTCTGCAGTGCGAAGCCGACAAAAGCGAAGCAGAACCCTTCTATAACCAGTAGGTTAGCAATGCTGTTCCGTTGGCTCTTTCAAGGAAATGATGATAAATGGTCTCACAAAGATGATTTGTAG
- the LOC121246605 gene encoding ferritin-4, chloroplastic-like isoform X1, translated as MMLRATPAFSLFKPPRGESLFSSVSSQSSYSFSTLDSSASLVSSLRFSPAKKESGFSVCSASKGANNRSLTGVVFEPFEEVKKELDLVPTAPQVSLARQKYLDESEAAVNEQINVEYNVSYVYHAMFAYFDRDNIALKGLAKFFEESSEEEREHAEKLMEYQNKRGGRVKLLSIVMPPSEYDHQEKGDALYAMELALALEKLTNEKLLNLHTVAEGNNDVQLADFVDSEFLSEQVEAIKKMSEYVAQLRRVGKGHGVWHFDQMLLHEEGK; from the exons ATGATGCTCAGGGCTACCCCTGCTTTCTCTCTTTTCAAGCCTCCTCGTGGCGAGTCTCTATTTTCCTCTGTTTCATCCCAGTCTTCATATTCGTTTTCCACTCTCGACTCTTCCGCTTCTTTGGTTTCAAGCCTCCGCTTTTCTCCAGCCAAGAAAGAAAGTGGCTTTTCCGTCTGTTCGGCTTCAAAGGGTGCGAACAACCGGTCCCTCACCGGTGTCGTTTTCGAGCCCTTCGAAGAGGTCAAGAAGGAGCTCGACCTCGTCCCCACCGCCCCACAAGTCTCCCTCGCTCGCCAGAAGTACTTGGACGAGAGCGAGGCCGCTGTTAATGAGCAGATAAA TGTGGAATACAATGTCTCCTATGTTTACCATGCCATGTTCGCTTACTTCGATAGGGACAACATTGCGCTGAAGGGTCTTGCCaa gTTTTTCGAGGAATCGagtgaagaagaaagggaaCATGCGGAGAAATTGATGGAATATCAG AACAAACGAGGTGGAAGAGTGAAACTTCTGTCTATAGTAATGCCACCTTCTGAATACGATCATCAAGAGAAGGGAGATGCGTTATATG CCATGGAGCTTGCATTGGCTTTAGAGAAGCTTACAAATGAAAAGCTCCTCAATTTACACACT GTGGCTGAGGGGAACAATGACGTGCAGTTGGCGGATTTTGTTGACAGCGAGTTTTTAAGTGAGCAG GTGGAAGCCATCAAGAAAATGTCGGAATATGTTGCTCAGTTGAGAAGAGTTGGCAAAGGACATG GAGTCTGGCACTTTGATCAGATGTTGCTTCATGAAGAGGGGAAGTAG
- the LOC121246605 gene encoding ferritin-3, chloroplastic-like isoform X2, which yields MMLRATPAFSLFKPPRGESLFSTLDSSASLVSSLRFSPAKKESGFSVCSASKGANNRSLTGVVFEPFEEVKKELDLVPTAPQVSLARQKYLDESEAAVNEQINVEYNVSYVYHAMFAYFDRDNIALKGLAKFFEESSEEEREHAEKLMEYQNKRGGRVKLLSIVMPPSEYDHQEKGDALYAMELALALEKLTNEKLLNLHTVAEGNNDVQLADFVDSEFLSEQVEAIKKMSEYVAQLRRVGKGHGVWHFDQMLLHEEGK from the exons ATGATGCTCAGGGCTACCCCTGCTTTCTCTCTTTTCAAGCCTCCTCGTGGCGAGTCTCTA TTTTCCACTCTCGACTCTTCCGCTTCTTTGGTTTCAAGCCTCCGCTTTTCTCCAGCCAAGAAAGAAAGTGGCTTTTCCGTCTGTTCGGCTTCAAAGGGTGCGAACAACCGGTCCCTCACCGGTGTCGTTTTCGAGCCCTTCGAAGAGGTCAAGAAGGAGCTCGACCTCGTCCCCACCGCCCCACAAGTCTCCCTCGCTCGCCAGAAGTACTTGGACGAGAGCGAGGCCGCTGTTAATGAGCAGATAAA TGTGGAATACAATGTCTCCTATGTTTACCATGCCATGTTCGCTTACTTCGATAGGGACAACATTGCGCTGAAGGGTCTTGCCaa gTTTTTCGAGGAATCGagtgaagaagaaagggaaCATGCGGAGAAATTGATGGAATATCAG AACAAACGAGGTGGAAGAGTGAAACTTCTGTCTATAGTAATGCCACCTTCTGAATACGATCATCAAGAGAAGGGAGATGCGTTATATG CCATGGAGCTTGCATTGGCTTTAGAGAAGCTTACAAATGAAAAGCTCCTCAATTTACACACT GTGGCTGAGGGGAACAATGACGTGCAGTTGGCGGATTTTGTTGACAGCGAGTTTTTAAGTGAGCAG GTGGAAGCCATCAAGAAAATGTCGGAATATGTTGCTCAGTTGAGAAGAGTTGGCAAAGGACATG GAGTCTGGCACTTTGATCAGATGTTGCTTCATGAAGAGGGGAAGTAG